A genomic stretch from Glaciecola nitratireducens FR1064 includes:
- a CDS encoding ABC transporter substrate-binding protein → MLGLICILLAYCSFINAQVIEQDTSAQAAPAQNAWQQTLNEARNESVYFYAWGGDPQVNRYLQWIAEQVHVKYGVKLEHVKLAQTSDAVSRVLAEVSAGNMSEGQVDLLWINGLNFATMAESNLLEASWVSLLPNFALTNPQQNPAMTMDFGVPTNGMEAPWGRAALTFYYDSAYAHATASSPPSTLQELLHWSMQNPGRFTYSKPPDFLGLSFLKYALIILNQQQEADVFAKLYQPPTVESERQLLSPLWEFLDQLHPYLWRQGRYFVSDGASIRRLVGDSELQLGFTFSASDIPGAVDRFGLPPSIRSFAMKDGSLSNVHFVTIPVNAKHKAGAKVVANFLMSIEAQAKKQQPSEWGDRTVLDLSLLAPDQQLMFKPPNQHPSALPVSAKSPSLSEPHPQWNAVLTEAWERRYGAKPW, encoded by the coding sequence ATGTTGGGGCTAATCTGCATACTGCTAGCGTATTGTTCATTTATCAATGCGCAAGTAATTGAACAAGATACCTCGGCGCAAGCGGCTCCGGCGCAAAACGCCTGGCAGCAAACCCTTAATGAAGCTCGCAACGAAAGCGTTTATTTTTATGCTTGGGGCGGCGACCCTCAAGTTAACCGTTACCTCCAATGGATTGCAGAGCAAGTACATGTTAAATACGGCGTAAAATTAGAACACGTAAAACTGGCGCAAACCAGTGATGCTGTTAGCCGTGTGCTTGCTGAAGTGTCGGCAGGAAATATGAGCGAAGGACAAGTTGATCTTTTATGGATAAACGGCCTGAATTTCGCCACGATGGCAGAAAGCAATCTGCTTGAAGCTAGCTGGGTTAGCCTTCTTCCCAATTTCGCATTAACTAATCCACAGCAAAATCCAGCGATGACGATGGATTTTGGGGTGCCGACAAACGGCATGGAAGCCCCTTGGGGAAGAGCTGCGCTAACCTTCTATTACGATAGCGCATACGCTCATGCGACAGCCTCATCTCCTCCTTCAACCCTGCAAGAATTATTACACTGGAGCATGCAAAATCCAGGACGCTTTACTTATTCTAAACCGCCTGACTTTTTAGGTTTAAGCTTTTTAAAATATGCATTGATCATACTTAATCAGCAGCAGGAGGCCGATGTTTTTGCAAAGTTATATCAGCCCCCTACAGTCGAAAGTGAGCGTCAACTATTAAGCCCTCTGTGGGAGTTTTTAGACCAGCTACACCCATATCTGTGGCGTCAAGGTCGATACTTTGTCAGTGATGGCGCCAGTATTAGGCGCTTGGTTGGTGACAGCGAGCTTCAACTTGGCTTTACCTTTTCCGCCTCGGACATACCGGGTGCCGTTGATCGCTTCGGCTTACCTCCGAGCATTCGAAGTTTTGCAATGAAAGACGGTAGTTTAAGCAACGTACATTTTGTCACTATTCCCGTTAATGCCAAACACAAAGCGGGCGCAAAGGTTGTAGCCAACTTCTTAATGAGCATTGAAGCTCAGGCCAAAAAGCAGCAGCCAAGTGAATGGGGCGACCGGACAGTATTAGATTTGAGCTTGCTAGCGCCTGACCAACAACTAATGTTTAAGCCACCAAACCAACATCCAAGCGCCTTGCCTGTGTCTGCAAAAAGCCCGTCACTGAGCGAACCTCATCCGCAATGGAATGCCGTGCTCACCGAAGCATGGGAAAGGCGATATGGTGCTAAGCCATGGTAA
- a CDS encoding DUF547 domain-containing protein, producing MHKLTSSLANTSVMKGYAIASIIVLAMFTSVIQAKPLHENWNTLLTQHVSPVDKGHSTSVDYKGFLAQRSQLKNYLKELEQISQSDFDKWSDNKKLAFLINAYNAWTVELILTEYPDLKSIRDLGSFFRSPWEKSFIPLLGNTYSLDDIEHELIRGDNKYQEPRIHFAVNCASIGCPALREEAYEESKLEMQLEEQTQRFLSDKSRNYIQGKQLYLSSIFKWYKGDFEKGFRGANSLESFLLLYPESLKLSENERTTLKNNDMEIDFLDYDWQLNDVKK from the coding sequence ATGCATAAATTGACAAGTTCATTAGCTAACACCTCAGTCATGAAAGGCTATGCGATAGCCAGCATTATTGTTCTGGCTATGTTCACCTCCGTTATACAAGCAAAGCCGCTGCATGAAAACTGGAATACATTGCTGACTCAGCACGTGAGTCCAGTCGATAAGGGCCATAGTACCTCTGTAGATTACAAAGGTTTTTTAGCGCAGCGAAGTCAGTTAAAGAATTATCTTAAAGAACTCGAGCAGATCAGCCAGTCCGACTTCGATAAGTGGAGTGACAATAAGAAACTAGCGTTTTTAATCAATGCTTACAACGCGTGGACCGTAGAGCTTATCTTAACGGAATATCCTGATCTTAAGTCAATCAGGGATTTAGGTAGCTTTTTTCGATCGCCTTGGGAAAAGTCGTTTATTCCTCTTCTCGGTAACACGTACAGTCTTGATGACATCGAACACGAACTTATAAGAGGCGACAATAAGTATCAAGAGCCGCGTATTCATTTCGCGGTCAATTGTGCCAGCATAGGCTGCCCCGCGCTGCGTGAAGAAGCTTATGAAGAGAGTAAGCTTGAAATGCAGCTTGAAGAGCAAACGCAACGATTCTTGTCAGATAAAAGTAGAAACTATATACAAGGTAAGCAACTGTATTTGTCGTCAATATTCAAATGGTACAAGGGCGACTTCGAAAAAGGTTTCAGAGGCGCCAACAGCCTAGAATCATTTTTGCTGCTTTATCCGGAGTCACTTAAACTAAGCGAAAATGAACGCACCACTCTAAAAAACAATGACATGGAAATTGACTTCCTAGACTATGATTGGCAATTGAACGATGTAAAAAAATAG
- a CDS encoding FAD-dependent oxidoreductase translates to MFKKITIVAVLAALIAAFFYFDLNTYLTLEGLKGSIDDFRQWRDASPVLVLGGFFLIYVTATALSLPGAAILTLTAGALFGLVEGLLLASFASSLGALLAFLVSRYILRDTIKRKFPDRLASIDKGIEREGAFYLFTLRLVPLFPFFLINLLMGLTAIKSWTFYWVSQIGMLAGTFVYVNAGTQLSQLESLQGILSFDLILSFVLLGIFPLIAKTIISVIKKQRVYKGWKKPKHFDRNLIVIGAGAGGLVTSYIAAAVKAKVTLIEAGEMGGDCLNYGCVPSKAIIKSAKVINQFQQAEKYGLDNTNVTFSFKKVMQRVHEVIAEIAPHDSVERYTELGVEVIKGYAVFVDPWTVEISLNDGSKQRLSARNIVIATGARPFVPPLPGIENSAYVTSDTMWTEFAKLEEAPKKLVVLGGGPIGCELAQAFARLGSEVSQIELAKRIMTKEDEEVSEFAMQSLRDSGVNVLTEHEALRFEQRDGKKFIIVKHDKKEISIEYDQLICAVGRAARLEGYGLDTLGIESGRTINTNEFLETKYPNILAAGDIVGPYQFTHVASHQGWYAAVNSLFGQFKKFKVDYRVIPWVTFIDPEVARVGINEQEAIEQQIEYEVTRYDFEELDRAITESANKGYIKVITSKGKDKILGVTVVSEHAGDLIAEFVLAMKHGLGLEKILGTIHSYPTWAEGNKYAAGEWKRAHAPETILKLLEKYHTFRRG, encoded by the coding sequence GTGTTTAAAAAAATTACCATCGTCGCTGTTTTAGCGGCGTTAATCGCAGCGTTTTTCTACTTCGATTTAAATACTTACCTTACTTTGGAAGGTCTAAAAGGCTCCATCGATGATTTCAGGCAGTGGCGTGACGCCTCCCCTGTTCTCGTATTAGGCGGGTTCTTTTTAATATATGTCACGGCTACTGCACTTTCATTACCAGGCGCCGCCATACTAACCCTTACCGCTGGTGCGCTCTTCGGCTTGGTTGAAGGTTTGCTTCTTGCCTCTTTTGCTTCAAGCTTAGGCGCGCTCTTAGCTTTCTTAGTATCTCGCTATATATTGAGAGATACGATCAAAAGAAAATTTCCTGATCGTCTGGCTTCGATAGACAAAGGCATAGAAAGAGAAGGTGCCTTTTATCTGTTTACACTGCGCCTAGTGCCGCTGTTTCCCTTCTTTTTAATCAACCTGCTAATGGGCTTAACAGCGATTAAGTCATGGACGTTCTATTGGGTGAGTCAAATAGGCATGCTGGCCGGCACCTTTGTTTATGTGAACGCCGGAACGCAGCTTTCTCAACTCGAGAGTTTGCAAGGTATCTTATCGTTCGATCTTATCCTTTCCTTTGTTTTGTTGGGCATTTTCCCACTGATAGCCAAAACAATTATCAGCGTAATAAAGAAACAGCGCGTTTATAAAGGCTGGAAAAAACCAAAGCACTTTGACCGTAACTTAATTGTGATCGGCGCGGGTGCGGGCGGTTTAGTGACCAGTTATATTGCCGCCGCTGTGAAAGCCAAAGTGACGCTAATTGAAGCAGGAGAAATGGGGGGCGATTGCTTGAACTATGGCTGCGTGCCGAGTAAAGCGATTATTAAAAGTGCTAAAGTAATCAACCAATTTCAGCAAGCTGAAAAATACGGCCTAGACAATACCAATGTCACCTTTTCGTTTAAAAAAGTAATGCAGCGTGTGCACGAGGTCATTGCAGAAATAGCGCCTCATGACAGCGTTGAACGCTATACTGAGCTAGGGGTGGAAGTCATTAAAGGTTACGCCGTCTTTGTTGATCCTTGGACGGTAGAGATTTCGCTAAATGATGGCAGCAAACAGCGCTTGAGCGCACGCAATATCGTTATTGCCACAGGGGCCCGCCCATTCGTTCCGCCCTTACCCGGCATTGAGAATTCTGCGTACGTTACCAGTGATACCATGTGGACAGAATTTGCAAAACTGGAGGAGGCTCCTAAGAAGCTAGTTGTTCTGGGCGGCGGTCCTATTGGTTGTGAGCTTGCTCAAGCATTTGCGAGACTAGGCTCTGAGGTTTCGCAAATTGAACTTGCCAAACGTATCATGACGAAAGAAGACGAAGAGGTTTCTGAGTTTGCAATGCAAAGCCTGCGAGATAGCGGCGTTAATGTGCTAACCGAGCATGAAGCATTGCGTTTTGAACAGCGCGATGGCAAGAAATTCATCATAGTGAAGCACGACAAAAAAGAGATTTCGATAGAGTATGATCAATTGATTTGTGCAGTTGGTCGCGCAGCGCGTTTAGAGGGCTATGGTTTAGATACTTTGGGCATCGAGTCTGGACGCACAATTAACACCAATGAGTTTTTAGAAACCAAGTACCCGAATATTTTAGCGGCTGGCGATATCGTCGGGCCTTATCAGTTCACACATGTAGCATCTCATCAAGGTTGGTATGCAGCGGTCAACAGTCTATTTGGGCAGTTTAAAAAGTTCAAGGTAGACTATCGCGTAATCCCTTGGGTTACCTTCATCGACCCCGAAGTTGCGCGAGTAGGCATTAATGAGCAAGAAGCCATTGAACAGCAAATCGAGTATGAGGTAACGCGTTACGATTTTGAAGAGCTCGACAGAGCCATTACTGAAAGCGCAAACAAAGGCTATATCAAAGTTATTACATCAAAAGGCAAAGACAAAATCTTAGGTGTAACGGTAGTTTCAGAGCATGCAGGCGATCTAATCGCTGAATTTGTGTTAGCGATGAAACACGGCCTTGGGCTTGAAAAAATCTTGGGAACTATTCATAGCTATCCAACTTGGGCGGAAGGTAATAAATATGCAGCCGGTGAATGGAAACGAGCGCATGCTCCCGAGACCATTTTAAAATTACTTGAAAAATATCATACGTTCAGAAGAGGATAG
- a CDS encoding TonB-dependent receptor: MRRNASPQRHSTVALSVLLSLFCSATSAQQTTEDSIEVIEVTGNNVNQSLMSPKEAVINGPFGDGLALKDIPRSVTAISAQMMEALDITTLQDILAVSPNTYAATGFGAPSLPTIRGQLGELLQDGVRRQAGNNGFGVPLSFNAIEQIDVVKGPTPVLFGTSQRNGGFVNLQSKLASITPQDSQFSFSAGRWDSYQAQMDISRVLVENKSGIRLSYERIDNGDFYDFSSHQSDSLYTALRFVPDNVSTWDINFEYYDVQFTDNAGINRPTQDLIDNGVYITGQGVQANGSLVPGAGAVISPTGQVVIDRSRVLTDPDNINTATTYLIHSIYKRQLNEQTSLKNTTYYQHLEREEIAQNSFVEIIDGAKTAQNRTELAYDWSDKQQSIFAVDVRYNSVLGFSQFTTEADAPIDLTGPITNRRIPLTNAQKARLVELRPGVFVSPGGQYDINDDGLGDFSLSDTTDSTSWQTGLAVQHDSKWNDELSTSVGYRLDYYDVEARDPIAPQGQLAASDSINDILQSGQISVSYAITPSLTSYIASTYNEATSNSMAGGNTLGGDNLISELNFATDNTLFEAGLKYAPDESNWYVDGAWFNQKRSLRNRDGSNTGIRATGLEVQAFYAAERFWLSAGYTYIDVRYDNSGTSQESRQVADAFDNSRPDIIQGTAVGSPNFTPFAPSTRRVQGIPEQSVGLSGGYNIKDNWTAGFSSIYTKSYPLDFLATVMIRDQFTLDINTRYMLNEKLALRFAVNNVTNEKNWRPVFEGGFFGPTLVFPELPIHGEVKLTYSF; the protein is encoded by the coding sequence ATGCGAAGAAATGCGTCTCCACAGCGTCACTCAACTGTTGCGTTGTCGGTCTTGCTTTCACTTTTTTGTTCTGCCACCTCGGCTCAGCAAACAACTGAAGATTCAATTGAAGTTATCGAGGTTACGGGTAACAACGTTAATCAGAGTTTAATGTCGCCCAAAGAGGCTGTAATTAATGGACCTTTTGGGGATGGTTTAGCATTAAAGGATATTCCGCGTTCGGTAACAGCAATATCGGCTCAAATGATGGAGGCTCTGGACATTACCACCCTGCAAGATATTTTAGCGGTGAGCCCTAATACCTATGCTGCGACAGGCTTTGGTGCGCCTAGCCTACCCACAATCAGAGGGCAATTAGGTGAATTACTGCAAGACGGCGTAAGGCGCCAGGCTGGAAACAATGGCTTTGGTGTACCGCTATCATTTAACGCTATTGAGCAAATTGACGTAGTGAAAGGCCCCACCCCAGTATTATTTGGAACGAGTCAGCGCAACGGTGGATTTGTAAACCTGCAGTCCAAACTCGCTTCAATCACGCCACAAGATAGTCAGTTTTCCTTTTCAGCCGGCAGATGGGACAGCTACCAAGCTCAGATGGATATTTCGAGGGTGTTAGTTGAAAATAAAAGCGGTATACGCTTGAGCTATGAGCGCATAGACAACGGCGATTTTTATGATTTTAGCTCGCATCAAAGCGACAGCTTATATACTGCACTTCGTTTTGTGCCCGACAATGTAAGCACATGGGATATTAATTTCGAATATTACGACGTGCAGTTTACCGACAACGCTGGCATAAATCGGCCTACGCAAGATCTTATCGACAATGGCGTTTATATAACAGGTCAAGGCGTTCAAGCCAACGGCAGCTTAGTCCCAGGCGCTGGCGCAGTCATTTCTCCCACAGGACAAGTCGTTATTGACAGAAGCCGAGTATTAACCGACCCCGATAATATTAATACAGCGACGACTTACCTAATACACAGCATCTATAAGCGTCAGCTTAATGAGCAAACAAGCCTTAAAAATACAACTTATTACCAACACCTTGAACGTGAAGAAATAGCGCAAAATAGCTTTGTTGAAATTATTGATGGCGCCAAAACTGCGCAAAACCGTACCGAATTAGCGTATGACTGGAGCGATAAGCAGCAAAGCATATTCGCCGTCGATGTTCGCTATAACAGTGTTCTCGGTTTTAGCCAATTTACTACCGAAGCGGATGCGCCCATCGATCTGACAGGTCCAATTACGAATCGACGGATCCCCCTGACCAATGCGCAAAAAGCACGTTTGGTTGAATTACGTCCGGGAGTGTTTGTTTCACCCGGCGGGCAATATGATATTAATGATGACGGCCTGGGTGACTTTTCCCTATCAGACACCACTGATTCAACTAGCTGGCAAACCGGTTTGGCCGTGCAGCACGACAGTAAATGGAATGACGAACTAAGCACAAGTGTAGGCTACCGACTCGATTACTATGATGTCGAGGCTCGAGACCCGATTGCACCTCAGGGGCAACTTGCGGCCTCCGACAGCATTAATGACATCTTGCAGTCTGGGCAAATTAGCGTGAGCTATGCTATCACTCCGTCGTTAACATCCTATATTGCCAGCACTTACAATGAAGCCACGTCGAACAGCATGGCAGGCGGAAATACGCTGGGTGGTGACAACTTAATTAGCGAACTCAATTTTGCTACCGACAATACCTTGTTTGAGGCAGGCTTAAAATATGCGCCCGATGAAAGCAATTGGTATGTTGATGGCGCTTGGTTTAATCAAAAGAGAAGCTTGCGAAACCGTGATGGTAGCAATACAGGTATTCGCGCAACAGGCTTAGAAGTACAAGCTTTTTATGCGGCAGAGCGCTTTTGGTTAAGCGCCGGTTATACTTATATCGATGTGCGTTACGACAATAGTGGAACCAGCCAAGAATCTCGACAAGTAGCTGATGCCTTCGATAACTCGCGCCCTGATATTATTCAAGGCACAGCAGTAGGCTCGCCTAACTTTACACCATTTGCACCTTCAACTAGAAGAGTACAGGGGATCCCTGAGCAAAGTGTGGGACTGAGCGGCGGCTATAATATCAAGGATAACTGGACTGCAGGATTCTCGAGCATTTATACAAAAAGCTATCCTTTGGACTTTTTGGCGACAGTGATGATCCGTGACCAATTTACCCTCGATATCAATACGCGGTATATGCTTAACGAAAAGCTGGCGCTTCGTTTTGCAGTGAATAATGTCACTAATGAAAAAAATTGGCGCCCTGTTTTCGAAGGCGGATTTTTTGGTCCAACCTTAGTGTTTCCAGAGTTACCCATTCATGGCGAAGTTAAGCTGACCTACTCATTTTAA
- a CDS encoding DUF1499 domain-containing protein, translating to MSRLLKWLAVLSALGFPLALIGFRVGLYEFGTGFRILNYTFYLAAAVFVVGIVLFLMHRKAKPDSSRGAIIAVVISLIPIIGLGSQVFVARTVPAIHNISTDTVNPPQFNAVVALRGEGTNPLEYKIENGDLAEVQKNAYPDIKTITANISVQNAFDKAVNIAEDLGWEIVSKDQASGIIEATQTTTLWQFKDDIVIRIRANTQTPDSTDIDLRSVSRIGRSDLGANARRIQHFIDQFNS from the coding sequence ATGAGTAGATTACTCAAATGGCTGGCAGTGCTCAGTGCTTTAGGATTCCCACTTGCGTTAATCGGATTTAGAGTAGGTCTGTATGAATTTGGAACCGGCTTTAGGATATTGAATTACACGTTTTATTTGGCGGCCGCAGTATTTGTAGTAGGCATTGTCTTGTTTTTAATGCATCGGAAGGCTAAACCAGATAGCAGCCGAGGCGCTATTATCGCAGTGGTGATCAGTTTAATACCTATCATAGGCTTGGGCTCTCAAGTATTTGTGGCAAGAACAGTTCCAGCAATTCATAACATTTCTACTGATACTGTGAATCCTCCTCAGTTTAACGCTGTCGTTGCGCTTCGCGGCGAAGGCACGAACCCATTAGAATACAAAATTGAGAATGGCGATCTCGCTGAAGTACAGAAAAATGCCTACCCAGATATCAAAACCATTACTGCAAACATTAGTGTGCAGAATGCCTTTGATAAAGCGGTGAATATTGCCGAAGATTTAGGCTGGGAAATTGTCAGTAAAGATCAAGCTAGTGGCATTATTGAAGCCACACAAACAACTACATTGTGGCAGTTTAAGGATGATATCGTCATTCGAATTCGAGCAAATACACAAACGCCCGATTCGACAGACATAGATTTACGTTCAGTATCACGAATCGGTCGCAGTGATCTGGGCGCTAATGCTAGAAGGATTCAGCATTTTATAGACCAATTCAATAGCTAA
- a CDS encoding proline iminopeptidase-family hydrolase: protein MHKVITAAMTALLWLALQSSVFAHQDPEQAGYIAVDGGRIWYRINGMQHLGKSPAIIMMHGGPGGTHRSNMPYVALSDTYPVILYDQLGSGNSERPGDQRNWNVKRFVDEIDHIRQALGLDEIIIAGHSWGGSLSAEYASRNPSGLKAAILSSPLISTPQWNKDNQDWVDELPLEAKTVLKKNDFAGSLDDPEFKAAVDLFYSRHMCRTDPCSTTSYRDDGPTGNDEMYVTMWGVTDFNGYGTLKDYDITDKLKDISVPSLVICGEFDEARPRTCHRYANMIENATTVIVPDAGHATMSADEAMYIKTVRDFLYKALK from the coding sequence ATGCATAAAGTAATTACTGCAGCAATGACTGCTTTGTTATGGCTCGCTTTGCAATCGAGTGTGTTTGCCCATCAAGACCCTGAGCAGGCAGGCTACATTGCTGTTGACGGTGGTCGAATTTGGTATCGTATAAACGGCATGCAGCATTTGGGTAAAAGCCCTGCAATTATTATGATGCATGGCGGCCCTGGTGGTACCCACCGAAGCAATATGCCTTATGTGGCGTTATCAGATACTTACCCAGTTATTCTTTATGATCAACTAGGCTCAGGCAACTCTGAACGACCGGGTGATCAGAGAAATTGGAATGTAAAACGCTTTGTTGACGAGATTGATCATATTCGGCAAGCGCTTGGTCTCGATGAAATCATCATAGCTGGTCATAGCTGGGGTGGCTCATTGTCAGCGGAGTATGCATCGCGAAACCCGAGCGGTTTAAAGGCTGCGATCCTCTCTAGTCCACTAATTTCAACACCCCAGTGGAACAAGGATAATCAAGATTGGGTAGATGAACTGCCGCTAGAAGCTAAGACTGTGCTCAAAAAGAATGATTTTGCTGGTTCATTGGACGATCCTGAATTTAAAGCTGCAGTCGACCTGTTTTATTCCCGCCATATGTGCCGCACTGACCCATGTTCAACAACTAGTTATCGCGATGATGGTCCTACTGGTAACGATGAGATGTACGTAACGATGTGGGGCGTTACCGATTTTAACGGCTATGGTACATTGAAAGACTATGATATTACTGACAAATTAAAGGATATTAGCGTACCAAGCCTAGTAATTTGTGGCGAGTTTGATGAAGCGCGCCCTCGAACATGCCATCGCTATGCAAATATGATTGAAAATGCGACCACCGTTATCGTGCCAGACGCCGGTCATGCAACTATGTCAGCCGATGAGGCAATGTACATAAAGACGGTACGCGACTTTCTATACAAAGCGCTAAAATAA
- a CDS encoding acetyltransferase, with protein MTINYIQLSPAHFEAIIHLGNQVHGDNYLDKSSLLDLYERSWSNNINASWVAVLPTDEKTVSTDTVARNTADGYLIGFRLTVAPDRWTADEWCSPTDWGVPKEQVCYLKCNTVDSAMRGRGVGSTLLKKSIVSSQQQGALAGVAHIWLASPGNSAFAYFTACGGELVKKHPNKWQQHSIEDNYECPVCGALCICTAAEMILRFNKLPS; from the coding sequence ATGACAATAAACTACATACAACTGTCACCCGCGCATTTTGAAGCAATTATCCATTTAGGTAATCAGGTGCACGGTGATAATTATTTAGATAAAAGCAGCTTACTTGATTTATACGAACGCAGTTGGTCAAACAACATCAACGCAAGTTGGGTAGCTGTATTACCGACTGACGAAAAAACTGTTTCTACTGACACTGTAGCGAGAAATACCGCAGATGGATACTTAATCGGGTTTCGTCTTACCGTCGCGCCCGATCGATGGACAGCGGATGAGTGGTGTTCGCCAACCGATTGGGGAGTGCCTAAAGAGCAGGTTTGTTATTTAAAGTGCAACACGGTGGACTCTGCAATGAGAGGACGCGGCGTCGGTTCGACCTTATTAAAGAAATCAATCGTAAGCTCTCAGCAGCAGGGAGCGCTTGCAGGTGTTGCCCATATTTGGTTGGCTAGCCCAGGTAACTCAGCATTTGCTTATTTCACAGCTTGTGGAGGTGAATTAGTGAAGAAGCACCCTAACAAATGGCAGCAACACAGCATTGAAGATAACTACGAATGCCCGGTATGCGGTGCTTTATGCATTTGCACAGCCGCCGAAATGATACTTCGTTTTAATAAGTTGCCCTCCTAA
- a CDS encoding NAD(P)/FAD-dependent oxidoreductase codes for MYDPLVDKAPPSDQNQPDSFWVSGKSADAYSPLSGSHKTDVVIIGGGYTGLSCALSLAEQYGIECTVIEANQPGWGCSGRNGGFVLPGTGRLSVKQMRERWGKPVSQAIYAEYLESIDSVNQLIDEGIDCERGAGGYLKLAHKPSLVKGLHEQAQELAADYGDSILSLSEHDITTKYLSGTKAYGGIYYPNAFGINPWLLCQGIAKKAASAGVNIVGNSAILDCQRVNQKHVLRTETASITANTLIVTTNGYGQRHLHDGLKDRTFPVISSIIVTEPLTPQQLNDVGMSIGLMVMDTRPLKYYYRILPDNRLLFGGRGAIEGKQASHAKYRDALKNGLVATFPSLHNIKISAFWSGWVSVSFDDYPRVYHDKATKTLYSGGYCGAGLAFSIQAGKRLAQMHCAPEKLPDLPFWQSPLQKFPLAFARRPALKTFYAWEAFKRHVGL; via the coding sequence ATGTACGATCCGCTCGTCGACAAAGCGCCACCCAGCGATCAGAATCAGCCAGATAGCTTCTGGGTGTCGGGCAAGTCTGCTGACGCTTATTCACCCTTGTCAGGTTCACATAAAACCGACGTTGTGATCATAGGTGGTGGCTATACCGGTTTATCTTGTGCTTTAAGCTTAGCTGAGCAATACGGTATTGAATGCACTGTGATTGAGGCTAATCAACCAGGCTGGGGCTGCAGCGGCCGCAATGGTGGCTTTGTATTACCCGGCACGGGGAGATTAAGTGTTAAACAAATGCGGGAGCGCTGGGGGAAACCTGTTAGCCAAGCTATTTATGCAGAATATCTCGAGTCAATTGATTCGGTTAACCAGCTCATCGATGAAGGTATTGATTGCGAGCGCGGAGCAGGTGGTTACTTAAAGTTGGCGCATAAACCGAGCTTGGTAAAGGGACTGCATGAGCAAGCACAAGAGTTGGCCGCGGATTATGGGGATTCAATTTTATCACTTTCGGAACACGACATTACTACAAAGTATTTATCGGGTACTAAAGCCTACGGTGGTATTTACTACCCAAATGCGTTTGGCATTAATCCTTGGTTATTGTGCCAAGGCATTGCAAAAAAAGCCGCAAGTGCTGGGGTTAATATCGTTGGAAATAGCGCGATATTAGATTGTCAGAGAGTTAATCAAAAGCACGTGCTGCGAACTGAGACGGCCTCAATTACTGCAAATACCCTCATTGTAACGACCAATGGATATGGTCAAAGGCATTTGCATGATGGGCTCAAGGACCGCACTTTCCCTGTTATATCCAGTATTATTGTCACTGAGCCGCTGACACCACAGCAGCTAAATGATGTCGGCATGTCGATTGGTTTGATGGTAATGGATACCAGACCATTAAAATATTACTACCGTATCCTTCCTGATAATCGTTTATTATTTGGCGGCAGAGGGGCGATTGAAGGGAAACAAGCAAGTCATGCTAAATACCGAGACGCCTTAAAAAATGGCTTAGTCGCAACTTTTCCGAGTTTACACAACATCAAGATCAGTGCCTTTTGGAGTGGGTGGGTAAGCGTGTCCTTCGATGACTATCCACGCGTTTATCATGATAAAGCAACTAAAACACTATATAGCGGCGGTTATTGCGGTGCAGGATTGGCTTTTTCTATTCAAGCTGGTAAGCGCCTTGCGCAAATGCACTGCGCGCCAGAGAAGTTACCAGATCTGCCGTTTTGGCAGTCCCCGCTGCAAAAGTTCCCTCTTGCATTTGCTCGTCGACCCGCTCTGAAAACCTTTTATGCGTGGGAAGCATTTAAACGCCATGTTGGATTGTAA